One genomic segment of Mycolicibacterium gilvum includes these proteins:
- a CDS encoding TetR/AcrR family transcriptional regulator: MAGDWLAARRTEVAADRILDAAGELFAAQSAATVGMHEIAAAAGCSRATLYRYFENREALYTAYVHRESYRLYREMTEQIMSFDDPRERLIEGMLSSLRNVRESPALSSWFATTQRPIGAEMAEQSEVIKALTEAFVISLGPDDADARASGATGEGSVAHRSRWLVRVMTSLMLFPGHDEADERAMLEEFVVPIVLPRRQADQATQ, translated from the coding sequence ATGGCCGGCGACTGGCTGGCCGCCCGCCGCACCGAGGTGGCCGCCGACCGTATCCTCGACGCCGCGGGCGAACTGTTCGCCGCACAGTCGGCGGCAACCGTCGGCATGCACGAGATCGCCGCTGCCGCAGGCTGCTCGCGGGCCACCCTGTACCGGTACTTCGAGAACCGGGAAGCCCTCTACACCGCCTACGTGCACCGCGAGAGCTACCGCCTGTACCGCGAGATGACCGAACAGATCATGTCGTTCGACGATCCGCGGGAGCGGTTGATCGAGGGCATGCTGTCGTCGCTGCGCAACGTGCGCGAAAGCCCCGCTCTGTCTTCGTGGTTCGCGACCACGCAGCGTCCGATCGGCGCCGAGATGGCCGAGCAGTCCGAGGTCATCAAGGCGCTGACCGAGGCGTTCGTGATCTCGCTCGGGCCGGACGACGCCGACGCGAGGGCGAGCGGAGCGACGGGAGAGGGATCTGTCGCGCACCGGTCACGCTGGCTGGTGCGGGTGATGACGTCGTTGATGCTCTTTCCCGGTCATGACGAGGCCGACGAGCGCGCGATGCTCGAAGAGTTCGTGGTGCCGATCGTGCTGCCCAGACGGCAGGCCGATCAGGCCACCCAGTAG
- a CDS encoding winged helix-turn-helix transcriptional regulator, which translates to MPTRSYRQYCAVAKSLDLVGDRWTLLIVRELLDGPQRYGDLSAALSPIATDMLASRLRDMEAHGLLRKHRMPKPASATVYELTDEGRSLEGVVDALARWGRRLVQTREPGDVLQPQWLARAVRAYIRDDRTGPPVVLSLVTPEGAVTLAVDDRGVHSVGEDRPVDVTLRGSGETLFAAMDPGRIADLVASGLLQVDGKRDAVRRVADLFA; encoded by the coding sequence ATGCCGACCCGGTCGTACCGCCAGTACTGCGCGGTCGCCAAGAGCCTCGACCTCGTCGGGGACCGCTGGACACTGCTCATCGTGCGGGAGCTTCTCGACGGGCCGCAGCGCTACGGAGACCTCTCGGCCGCGCTGTCGCCCATCGCCACCGACATGCTCGCGAGCAGGTTGCGCGACATGGAGGCACACGGACTGCTCCGCAAGCACCGCATGCCGAAGCCGGCATCGGCGACGGTGTACGAGCTCACCGACGAGGGGCGGTCGCTCGAAGGCGTGGTCGACGCGTTGGCGCGATGGGGCCGGCGGTTGGTGCAGACCCGTGAACCGGGGGATGTGTTGCAGCCGCAGTGGCTCGCCCGCGCGGTGCGCGCGTACATCCGCGACGATCGCACAGGGCCACCGGTGGTGCTGAGCCTCGTCACCCCTGAGGGTGCGGTCACGCTGGCGGTGGACGACCGCGGCGTCCACTCGGTCGGCGAGGATCGGCCCGTCGACGTAACCCTGCGCGGATCAGGTGAAACACTGTTCGCGGCAATGGATCCCGGCCGCATCGCGGATCTCGTGGCGAGCGGCCTGCTGCAGGTGGACGGCAAGCGGGACGCCGTGCGACGGGTTGCCGACTTGTTCGCGTGA
- a CDS encoding DUF3237 domain-containing protein: MTLVDIEATPALEHLLDIRIEFEAVQIFDTPVGRRLTYVVRRGRCEGPRIAGDILPGGGDWIVYGTDSVARLDVRVTLRTDDGAYVHVSSTGRVQMDDAAAARFAAGELIRHDQMAAHSSPHFDTDDERYRWLNAVHTVAINQVSLTEVHYRVFAVR; encoded by the coding sequence ATGACTCTCGTCGACATCGAGGCCACCCCGGCCCTGGAGCACCTGCTCGACATCCGGATCGAGTTCGAGGCCGTGCAGATCTTCGACACCCCGGTCGGGCGACGACTGACCTACGTCGTTCGACGAGGCCGGTGCGAGGGGCCGCGGATCGCCGGCGACATCCTCCCCGGCGGCGGCGACTGGATCGTGTACGGCACCGACAGCGTCGCCCGATTGGATGTGCGCGTCACGCTGCGTACCGACGACGGCGCCTACGTCCACGTCTCCAGCACCGGTCGAGTCCAGATGGATGACGCCGCGGCCGCGCGGTTCGCCGCGGGTGAGTTGATCCGCCATGACCAGATGGCAGCGCACTCGAGCCCGCATTTCGACACCGACGACGAGCGCTACCGCTGGCTCAACGCGGTCCACACCGTCGCGATCAACCAGGTGTCGCTGACCGAGGTCCACTACCGCGTGTTCGCGGTGCGGTGA
- a CDS encoding FAD-binding oxidoreductase encodes MQPLASLIADLPDGTVVTDPDILESYRQDRAADPAAGTPLAVVRPRRTEEVQTVLRWAGTHRIAVVPRGMGTGLSGGATALDGGIVLSTEKMRDITVDPVTRTAVVQPGLLNAEVKKVVAEHGLWYPPDPSSFEICSIGGNIATNAGGLCCVKYGVTTDYVLGLQVVLADGTAVRLGGPRLKDVAGLSLTKLFVGSEGTLGVVTEVTLKLLPAQHPACTVVATFDSVESAADAVVEITGRIRPSMLEFMDSTAINAVEDKLKMGLDRDAAAMMVAASDDRGAAGAQDAEYMARVFTEHGATEVFSTSDPDEGDAFVAARRFAIPAVEAKGSLLLEDVGVPLPALAELVGGVEKIAAARDVMISVIAHAGDGNTHPLIVFDPSDTAMEQRAQQAFGEIMDLAVSLGGTITGEHGVGRLKRPWLAGQLGPEAMELNRRIKQALDPDGILNPGAAI; translated from the coding sequence GTGCAACCGCTGGCCAGCCTCATCGCCGATCTTCCCGACGGCACGGTCGTCACCGACCCGGACATCCTGGAGTCCTACCGACAGGACCGCGCCGCGGATCCGGCTGCGGGCACTCCCCTCGCCGTCGTCCGACCGCGGCGCACCGAGGAGGTCCAGACCGTCCTGCGGTGGGCCGGCACGCACCGCATCGCAGTGGTCCCCCGCGGCATGGGGACCGGATTGTCCGGTGGCGCAACCGCACTCGACGGCGGGATAGTGCTGAGCACCGAGAAGATGCGTGACATCACGGTGGATCCGGTCACCCGCACCGCCGTCGTGCAACCGGGCCTGCTCAACGCAGAGGTCAAGAAAGTCGTTGCCGAACACGGACTCTGGTATCCGCCGGACCCGTCATCCTTCGAGATCTGCAGCATCGGCGGCAACATCGCCACCAACGCCGGCGGCCTGTGCTGCGTGAAGTACGGCGTGACAACCGATTACGTACTCGGCTTGCAGGTGGTGCTCGCCGACGGCACGGCCGTGCGCCTCGGCGGTCCGCGACTCAAGGACGTCGCCGGACTGTCGCTGACGAAGTTGTTCGTCGGCAGCGAGGGAACCCTCGGCGTGGTCACCGAGGTGACGCTGAAGCTGTTGCCCGCACAGCACCCGGCGTGCACGGTGGTGGCCACGTTCGACTCGGTGGAATCCGCTGCCGACGCGGTCGTCGAGATCACCGGCAGGATCCGGCCGTCGATGCTGGAGTTCATGGATTCCACCGCGATCAACGCCGTGGAGGACAAGCTGAAGATGGGCCTCGATCGCGACGCCGCCGCGATGATGGTCGCCGCCAGCGACGACCGGGGTGCGGCGGGAGCGCAGGACGCCGAGTACATGGCCCGGGTGTTCACCGAACACGGCGCGACAGAAGTCTTCTCGACCTCCGATCCCGACGAGGGCGACGCGTTCGTGGCGGCGAGGCGCTTCGCGATCCCTGCGGTCGAGGCCAAGGGTTCCCTGCTTCTCGAGGACGTCGGCGTGCCACTGCCCGCACTGGCCGAACTCGTCGGCGGTGTCGAGAAGATCGCCGCGGCGCGCGACGTGATGATCTCGGTGATCGCCCACGCCGGGGACGGCAACACCCATCCGCTGATCGTGTTCGATCCGTCCGACACCGCGATGGAGCAGCGAGCACAGCAGGCGTTCGGCGAGATCATGGACCTCGCCGTATCGCTGGGTGGCACGATCACCGGCGAACACGGAGTGGGCCGGCTGAAGCGGCCGTGGCTGGCTGGGCAGCTGGGACCCGAGGCCATGGAGCTCAATCGGAGGATCAAACAGGCCCTCGATCCGGACGGCATCCTGAACCCGGGTGCCGCGATCTGA
- a CDS encoding siderophore-interacting protein: MSDTKLSRGFAGAVLKLLRAGDYELTVTGRTEVTPHYLRVSFEAGGLLADRALHPTQWVRLWFSDGGKLHQRGYTLVNPDPVNDTVDIEFALHDGVASNWAERAQPGDTIEATVLGSNFALPDPRPAGYVIVGDAASLPAINSLLDAIGDAPARIFLEAAHDDDRQLPVRRRADVTWVDRADAGDALVAAVGAAAFDASEHFGWVACDNRTTRAVARLLREDYRIPRKSLKAQGYWVA; encoded by the coding sequence ATGTCGGACACCAAGTTGTCGCGCGGGTTCGCCGGCGCGGTGCTCAAGCTGCTGCGGGCGGGCGACTACGAGCTGACGGTCACCGGCCGTACGGAGGTCACGCCGCACTATCTGCGGGTGAGTTTCGAAGCGGGCGGGCTGCTGGCCGACCGGGCGCTGCATCCCACCCAATGGGTCCGGCTGTGGTTCTCCGACGGCGGCAAGCTGCACCAACGCGGGTACACACTGGTCAACCCAGACCCGGTCAATGACACCGTCGACATCGAGTTCGCCCTGCATGACGGCGTCGCCTCGAACTGGGCCGAGCGGGCGCAGCCTGGGGACACCATCGAGGCGACGGTGCTCGGCAGCAATTTCGCGCTGCCGGATCCGCGGCCGGCCGGTTACGTGATCGTCGGCGACGCCGCGTCGCTGCCGGCGATCAACTCGCTACTGGATGCTATCGGCGATGCGCCGGCGCGCATCTTCCTCGAAGCCGCGCACGACGACGACCGGCAGCTTCCGGTGCGCCGGCGCGCCGATGTCACCTGGGTGGACCGCGCCGACGCAGGCGATGCGCTGGTGGCCGCGGTGGGCGCCGCCGCGTTCGACGCGTCGGAGCACTTCGGATGGGTCGCCTGCGACAACCGCACCACCCGCGCGGTGGCCAGACTCCTGCGTGAGGACTACCGGATCCCGCGCAAATCCCTCAAGGCGCAGGGCTACTGGGTGGCCTGA
- a CDS encoding MFS transporter → MTPDTTPRSRTPLLLIMFAALMAGAGNGISIVAFPWLVLQRTGSALDASIVAMAGTVPLLAATLIAGAAVDFLGRRRVSMISDALSALSVAAVPVIALVFGADAVNVAVLAALAALGAFFDPAGMTARETMLPEAAHRAGWTLDRANSFFEAVFNLAYIVGPGIGGLLIATLGGIDTMWVTAGAFVLSIAAIAVLRLEGTGRPDPSTMSDGVWAGILEGLRFVWNNKVLRTLAFVDLAATGLYMPMESVLFPKYFTDRDEPAQLGWVLMALSIGGLLGALGFAVLSKYMKRRTVMLTAVLTLGVAMTVIAFLPPLPIILVLCALVGFVYGPIAPIYNYVMQTRAPQHLRGRVVGVMGSLAYAAGPLGLILAGPLADSAGLHVTFLALSLPMLALGIVSVFLPALRELDTPHPYCAA, encoded by the coding sequence ATGACGCCCGACACCACACCCCGCAGCCGCACACCGCTGCTGCTCATCATGTTCGCCGCCCTGATGGCCGGCGCGGGAAACGGCATCTCGATCGTCGCGTTCCCGTGGCTTGTCCTGCAGCGCACCGGATCCGCCCTCGACGCGTCGATCGTCGCGATGGCGGGCACGGTGCCGCTGCTGGCCGCGACGCTGATCGCCGGAGCGGCGGTCGACTTCCTCGGCCGTCGCCGGGTGTCGATGATCTCCGATGCGCTGTCGGCCCTGTCGGTGGCGGCGGTGCCGGTGATCGCGCTGGTTTTCGGCGCGGACGCTGTCAACGTCGCCGTGCTGGCCGCGCTCGCCGCGCTCGGGGCGTTCTTCGATCCCGCGGGCATGACCGCCCGCGAGACGATGTTGCCCGAGGCCGCACACCGGGCCGGCTGGACGCTCGATCGGGCCAACTCCTTCTTCGAGGCGGTCTTCAACCTCGCCTACATCGTCGGGCCCGGCATCGGCGGTCTGCTGATCGCGACACTCGGCGGCATCGACACCATGTGGGTGACCGCAGGCGCGTTCGTGCTGTCGATCGCCGCGATCGCCGTCCTGCGGCTGGAGGGCACCGGGCGCCCGGACCCGTCGACGATGTCAGACGGGGTGTGGGCCGGCATCCTGGAAGGTCTGCGGTTCGTGTGGAACAACAAGGTGCTGCGCACCCTGGCGTTCGTCGACCTGGCCGCGACGGGGCTGTACATGCCGATGGAGAGCGTGCTGTTCCCGAAGTACTTCACCGACCGCGACGAGCCGGCGCAGCTGGGGTGGGTGCTGATGGCGCTGAGCATCGGCGGTCTGCTCGGCGCACTCGGCTTCGCGGTGTTGTCGAAATATATGAAGCGACGGACCGTGATGCTGACCGCGGTGCTGACCCTGGGAGTCGCGATGACGGTGATCGCGTTCCTGCCCCCGCTGCCGATCATCCTGGTGCTGTGCGCCCTCGTCGGGTTCGTCTACGGCCCGATCGCGCCGATCTACAACTACGTCATGCAGACGCGAGCCCCCCAGCACCTGCGCGGTCGCGTCGTCGGCGTGATGGGGTCACTCGCCTACGCTGCGGGCCCGCTCGGCCTGATTCTGGCTGGGCCGCTGGCCGATTCGGCCGGACTGCACGTGACGTTCCTGGCGCTGTCGCTGCCGATGCTGGCACTCGGCATCGTATCGGTGTTCCTGCCCGCGTTGCGCGAACTGGACACCCCTCACCCGTACTGCGCCGCCTGA
- a CDS encoding cytochrome P450, producing the protein MTAILSHGSPVRFEPANASTWRDPWPMYRALRDHDPVHHVVPADPQHDYYVLSRHADIWAAARDHETFSSAQGLTVNYGELDLIGLADNPPMVMQDPPGHTEFRKLVARGFTPRQVEAVEPKVREFVVERIERLRADGGGDIVAELFKPLPSMVVAHYLGVPDEDRGKFDGWTDAIVAANTSDGGIAGALGTLGDALGEMMGYFTALIERRRSEPADDTVSHLVAAGVGADGDISGVLSILAFTFTMVTGGNDTTTGMLGGSVQLLHQRPDQRRLLADSPNLIPDAVDEFLRLTSPVQMLGRTVTRDVTLHDVTIPEGRRVMFLYGSGNRDERHFGDDAGELDVTRRPRNILTFSHGAHHCLGAAAARMQSRVALTELLTQIPNFEVDESGIVWAGGSYVRRPLSVPFTVTS; encoded by the coding sequence ATGACAGCAATTTTGTCTCACGGATCGCCCGTCCGTTTCGAGCCGGCGAACGCATCCACGTGGCGCGATCCGTGGCCGATGTACCGGGCACTACGCGACCACGACCCGGTGCACCACGTCGTCCCTGCCGACCCGCAGCACGACTACTACGTGCTGTCCCGGCACGCCGACATCTGGGCGGCGGCGCGCGACCACGAGACCTTCTCGTCGGCGCAGGGACTCACCGTGAACTACGGCGAACTCGACCTGATCGGGCTCGCCGACAACCCGCCCATGGTCATGCAGGACCCGCCGGGGCACACCGAGTTCCGCAAGCTCGTCGCGCGAGGGTTCACACCGCGTCAGGTCGAGGCCGTCGAACCCAAGGTTCGCGAGTTCGTGGTCGAGCGCATCGAGCGCCTCCGAGCCGACGGCGGAGGCGACATCGTCGCCGAGCTGTTCAAGCCGCTGCCGTCGATGGTCGTCGCGCACTATCTCGGCGTGCCCGACGAGGACCGGGGCAAGTTCGACGGCTGGACCGACGCGATCGTCGCGGCCAACACCAGCGACGGCGGAATCGCCGGTGCGCTCGGCACGCTCGGCGACGCGCTCGGCGAGATGATGGGGTACTTCACCGCGCTGATCGAGCGGCGTAGATCCGAGCCCGCGGACGACACCGTCTCGCATCTGGTCGCCGCCGGCGTCGGCGCGGACGGCGACATCTCCGGCGTGCTGTCGATCCTGGCGTTCACCTTCACGATGGTCACCGGAGGCAACGACACCACCACCGGAATGCTGGGCGGCTCAGTGCAGTTGCTGCACCAGCGACCCGATCAGAGGCGCCTGCTCGCCGATAGCCCGAACCTGATCCCCGATGCGGTCGACGAGTTCCTGCGCCTGACGTCCCCGGTGCAGATGCTGGGCCGCACCGTGACTCGCGACGTCACCCTCCACGACGTGACGATCCCCGAGGGCCGCCGCGTGATGTTCCTCTACGGCTCCGGCAACCGCGACGAACGCCACTTCGGCGACGACGCCGGCGAACTCGACGTCACCCGCCGTCCGCGCAACATCCTGACCTTCAGCCACGGCGCCCACCACTGCCTCGGGGCGGCGGCCGCGCGTATGCAGTCCCGGGTCGCGTTGACCGAATTACTCACCCAGATACCGAATTTCGAGGTCGACGAATCCGGGATCGTGTGGGCCGGCGGCAGTTACGTGCGGCGCCCACTGTCGGTGCCGTTCACGGTGACGTCCTGA